From the Leucobacter tenebrionis genome, one window contains:
- a CDS encoding glycoside hydrolase family 65 protein, with translation MNPELFDTPVEGFRRDFGADPWRLVVRGIDRALCGEDETLFSLANGYLGLRGNHEEGLPLGSHGTFVNGLHETWRIRHAENAYGFAEHGQTIVNAPDVKTIRIYIDDERLNLESSEILDAQRILDLRAGTLTRTLLWLTPTGKRVRVETRRMVSFASRHLATLEMRVTVLDADADLSVSSLIINRQDLNRVHSEQGATAGLADPRKSEQLTQRILDPGPARHVGHRSVLSYRVHDSGMTLGVGVDHEFDGGHEGEWQTRVEASDDRVRHLFQGTARQGRTVRLVKTAAYHSSATAGPEELLDRCVHTLEKTAAEPAELRWERQREFLDEFWDRSDVQVEAEPGVQQAIRWNLFQLAQAAARADGRGIPAKGLTGSGYSGHYFWDSEIYVLPFLSYTTPLWARNALRARERMLDQARSRAVMLNEDGALFPWRTINGEEASAYYAAGTAAYHINADITYALARYVFATGDFEYLLSGACDIPVETARLWRSLGFWRTERDGERKFHIHGVTGPDEYTTVVNDNLFTNVMARFNLRIAAQMVRRLEAEAPEVYAGLLERLRLDPDEVVAWEEAADAMSVPYSQEMGIHPQDAHFLDREVWDLAATPPEQKPLLLHFHPLVIYRFQVLKQADVVLALLLASDEFSRDEKRRDFEYYDALTTGDSTLSAVVQSIMAAEVGYPELAYRYFEHALHVDLGNLHRNSADGVHIASAGGVWMTLVQGFAGLRDSAGRHLSFDPRLPGHWDSLRFKLVWRGRRIAVELLRDRICFEMVEGDTPVSVTVRGEVLEIPAGERREVLLADQGPDRGPFRGLSAGMLPREGDAGPVFAPEVPTVTTEIPTRDTHAL, from the coding sequence ATGAATCCCGAACTGTTCGACACCCCGGTGGAGGGTTTCCGGCGCGACTTCGGGGCGGATCCGTGGCGGCTCGTGGTTCGGGGCATCGACCGCGCCCTGTGCGGGGAGGACGAGACCCTGTTCTCGCTCGCGAACGGCTACCTGGGGCTTCGCGGGAACCACGAGGAGGGGCTGCCGCTCGGCAGCCACGGCACCTTCGTCAACGGGCTGCACGAGACGTGGCGGATCCGTCACGCCGAGAACGCCTACGGCTTCGCCGAGCACGGCCAGACCATCGTCAACGCTCCCGATGTGAAGACGATCCGCATCTACATCGACGACGAGCGCCTCAACCTCGAGTCCTCGGAGATCCTCGACGCGCAGCGCATCCTCGATCTGCGCGCGGGAACGCTCACCCGCACGCTGCTGTGGCTCACTCCGACGGGCAAGCGGGTGCGGGTGGAGACGCGTCGGATGGTCTCGTTCGCCTCGCGTCACCTCGCGACGCTCGAGATGCGGGTCACGGTGCTCGACGCCGACGCCGATCTCTCCGTCTCCAGCCTCATCATCAATCGGCAGGATCTGAATCGCGTGCACTCGGAGCAGGGCGCGACCGCGGGGCTGGCCGATCCGCGCAAGAGCGAGCAGCTGACGCAGCGGATCCTGGATCCGGGCCCGGCGCGCCATGTCGGGCATCGCAGTGTGCTGAGCTACCGGGTGCACGATTCGGGCATGACCCTCGGCGTCGGCGTCGACCACGAGTTCGACGGCGGCCACGAGGGGGAGTGGCAGACCCGGGTCGAGGCCTCGGACGACCGGGTGCGGCACCTCTTCCAGGGCACCGCGCGCCAGGGGCGCACGGTGCGGCTCGTGAAGACCGCCGCATATCACTCCTCCGCGACCGCGGGGCCCGAGGAACTGCTCGACCGCTGCGTGCACACGCTCGAGAAGACGGCGGCCGAGCCCGCTGAGCTGCGCTGGGAGCGCCAGCGGGAGTTCCTCGACGAGTTCTGGGATCGCAGCGACGTGCAGGTCGAGGCCGAGCCCGGGGTGCAGCAGGCGATCCGCTGGAATCTGTTCCAGCTCGCCCAGGCCGCGGCCCGCGCCGACGGCCGCGGGATCCCGGCGAAGGGGCTCACGGGCTCTGGCTACAGCGGGCACTACTTCTGGGACTCGGAGATCTACGTGCTGCCGTTCCTCAGCTACACGACGCCGCTGTGGGCGCGCAACGCGCTGCGAGCGCGGGAGCGGATGCTGGATCAGGCGCGCAGCCGCGCCGTCATGCTGAACGAGGACGGCGCGCTGTTCCCGTGGCGCACGATCAACGGCGAGGAGGCGAGCGCGTACTACGCGGCCGGCACCGCGGCGTACCACATCAACGCCGACATCACCTACGCGCTGGCGCGCTACGTCTTCGCGACGGGCGATTTCGAGTATCTGCTCTCGGGGGCGTGCGACATCCCGGTGGAGACGGCGAGGCTGTGGCGCAGCCTCGGGTTCTGGCGCACGGAGCGCGACGGAGAGCGCAAGTTCCACATCCACGGGGTGACGGGCCCCGACGAGTACACGACGGTGGTCAACGACAACCTGTTCACCAACGTGATGGCTCGATTCAATCTGCGCATCGCTGCCCAGATGGTGCGGCGGCTCGAAGCGGAGGCGCCCGAGGTCTACGCCGGGCTGCTCGAGCGTCTCCGTCTCGATCCCGACGAGGTCGTGGCGTGGGAGGAGGCCGCCGACGCGATGAGCGTGCCCTACTCGCAGGAGATGGGGATCCATCCGCAGGACGCCCACTTCCTCGACCGGGAGGTGTGGGATCTCGCCGCGACGCCGCCCGAGCAGAAGCCGCTGCTGCTGCACTTCCACCCGCTCGTGATCTACCGCTTCCAGGTGCTCAAGCAGGCCGACGTCGTGCTCGCGCTGCTGCTCGCGAGCGACGAGTTCAGCAGGGACGAGAAGCGCCGGGACTTCGAGTACTACGATGCGCTCACGACGGGCGACTCGACGCTGTCGGCCGTCGTGCAGTCGATCATGGCCGCCGAGGTGGGGTACCCCGAGCTCGCCTACCGGTACTTCGAGCACGCCCTGCACGTCGACCTCGGCAACCTCCACCGCAACTCCGCCGACGGCGTGCACATCGCCTCGGCGGGCGGCGTCTGGATGACGCTCGTGCAGGGCTTCGCGGGGCTGCGCGATTCGGCGGGCCGGCATCTGAGCTTCGACCCGAGGCTCCCCGGCCACTGGGATTCGCTTCGGTTCAAGCTGGTCTGGCGGGGGCGTCGGATCGCGGTCGAGCTGCTGCGGGATCGCATCTGCTTCGAGATGGTCGAGGGCGACACGCCCGTCTCGGTGACCGTGCGGGGTGAAGTGCTGGAGATCCCGGCGGGGGAGCGACGGGAGGTGCTTCTCGCGGATCAGGGCCCGGATCGCGGTCCGTTCCGAGGGCTGTCGGCCGGCATGCTGCCGCGCGAGGGGGACGCCGGACCCGTCTTCGCGCCCGAGGTTCCCACGGTGACGACGGAGATTCCCACGCGCGACACCCACGCTCTGTGA
- the dapC gene encoding succinyldiaminopimelate transaminase yields MRGPLPDYPWDAMAPYAERAAQHPGGALNLSVGSPVDPAPQSVRDALCAATDAHGYPATAGTPRLREAIAEWYSRRRGVSVAPSAVLPTVGSKELVALLPFLLGLGAGEAVVFPRVAYPSYAMGAALVGAEAIPSDDPAEWPEHTRLVWINSPSNPDGRVLDTASLRAAVERARELGAVIVGDECYAEFGWAAPWDVERIPSILDPRVVGDDHTGVLAAYSLSKQSNLAGYRAAFVAGDAELIDRLLTVRKHAGLMSPAPVQAAMIAALEDEAHVAEQRDRYRARREVLLPALEAAGYRVDGSEAGLYLWVTRGADAWESVAEFADLGIVVGPGHFYGDHSPQHVRLALTAGDEAISAAVQRIRESAPSA; encoded by the coding sequence GTGCGCGGCCCGCTTCCCGACTACCCCTGGGACGCCATGGCGCCCTACGCCGAGCGGGCTGCGCAGCACCCGGGCGGCGCGCTGAACCTCTCGGTCGGATCCCCGGTGGATCCCGCCCCGCAGAGCGTCCGCGACGCGCTCTGCGCCGCGACCGATGCGCACGGTTACCCGGCGACGGCCGGCACTCCGCGGCTCCGCGAGGCGATCGCCGAGTGGTACTCCCGCCGCCGGGGTGTCTCGGTCGCGCCCTCCGCGGTGCTGCCGACGGTGGGCTCCAAAGAGCTCGTCGCGCTGCTGCCCTTCCTGCTCGGCCTCGGCGCGGGCGAGGCCGTCGTCTTCCCGCGCGTGGCCTATCCGAGTTACGCCATGGGAGCAGCGCTCGTGGGCGCAGAGGCGATCCCCTCCGACGATCCGGCCGAGTGGCCCGAGCACACGAGGCTCGTGTGGATCAACTCCCCGTCCAACCCCGATGGTCGGGTGCTCGACACTGCTTCGCTGAGGGCGGCCGTCGAGCGCGCCAGGGAACTGGGGGCCGTGATCGTCGGCGACGAGTGCTACGCCGAGTTCGGCTGGGCCGCGCCGTGGGACGTCGAGCGGATCCCCTCGATCCTCGATCCCCGCGTCGTCGGCGACGACCACACCGGGGTGCTCGCGGCCTACTCGCTCAGCAAGCAGTCGAACCTCGCGGGCTACCGCGCCGCGTTCGTGGCCGGTGACGCCGAACTCATCGACCGGCTGCTCACGGTGCGCAAGCACGCGGGCCTCATGTCTCCCGCGCCGGTGCAGGCCGCGATGATCGCCGCGCTCGAGGATGAGGCGCACGTCGCCGAGCAGCGCGATCGTTACCGTGCGCGACGCGAGGTGCTGCTCCCGGCTCTGGAGGCCGCGGGGTATCGGGTCGACGGCAGCGAGGCCGGGCTCTACCTGTGGGTCACCCGAGGCGCTGATGCGTGGGAGAGTGTCGCGGAGTTCGCGGATCTCGGGATCGTCGTGGGCCCGGGGCATTTCTACGGCGACCACTCGCCGCAGCACGTGCGCCTCGCGCTCACCGCCGGCGATGAGGCGATCTCGGCGGCGGTGCAGCGAATCCGGGAGTCGGCGCCGTCTGCATGA
- the fdxA gene encoding ferredoxin, whose translation MTYVIALPCVDVKDRACVDECPVDCIYEGERSLYIHPDECVDCGACEPVCPVEAIYYEDDLPEEWADYYKANVEFFDEIGSPGGAAKVGVYDFDHPIIAALPPQGE comes from the coding sequence GTGACCTATGTGATCGCTCTTCCGTGCGTCGACGTGAAGGATCGCGCGTGCGTCGACGAATGCCCGGTCGACTGCATCTACGAGGGCGAGCGCTCGCTCTACATCCATCCCGACGAGTGCGTCGACTGCGGCGCGTGCGAGCCGGTGTGCCCGGTGGAGGCCATCTACTACGAGGACGACCTCCCCGAGGAGTGGGCTGACTACTACAAGGCCAACGTCGAGTTCTTCGACGAGATCGGGTCCCCGGGCGGCGCGGCGAAGGTCGGCGTCTACGACTTCGATCACCCCATCATCGCGGCGCTGCCGCCCCAGGGCGAGTAG
- a CDS encoding prepilin peptidase, with product MAEQRALRPRDAWWIAAGTAAAIALFAWRATGAASWSWQWSWQWSWALGAVGYAGFGALSVALAMIDARTLRLPNRLLLAAGIWLTVWLVPAALALGEPARLGWAALAALLFFVLFAGLWLCWGPAFFGGGDAKLAPICGFAVAWIGLGAVLIFPFAVAVATLPGLVSALRNRERQLAYGPSLLIAAWLAIAFPAEWVL from the coding sequence GTGGCCGAACAGCGGGCGCTGCGCCCGCGCGATGCGTGGTGGATCGCCGCCGGCACCGCGGCGGCGATCGCCCTGTTCGCGTGGCGGGCGACGGGGGCGGCCTCGTGGTCGTGGCAGTGGTCGTGGCAGTGGTCATGGGCGCTCGGGGCGGTCGGCTACGCGGGATTCGGAGCGCTGTCGGTCGCGCTCGCGATGATCGACGCCCGCACGCTGCGCCTGCCGAACCGTCTGCTACTCGCTGCGGGGATCTGGCTGACGGTATGGCTGGTGCCCGCGGCCCTGGCCCTCGGCGAACCCGCGAGGCTCGGGTGGGCGGCGCTGGCGGCGCTGCTGTTCTTCGTGCTCTTCGCAGGGCTCTGGCTGTGCTGGGGGCCGGCCTTCTTCGGAGGCGGTGACGCGAAGCTCGCGCCGATCTGCGGGTTCGCGGTCGCCTGGATCGGCCTCGGGGCGGTGCTGATCTTCCCGTTCGCGGTGGCGGTGGCGACGCTTCCCGGGCTGGTGTCCGCCCTCCGCAACCGCGAACGGCAGCTGGCCTACGGGCCGTCGCTGCTCATCGCGGCGTGGCTGGCGATCGCCTTCCCAGCCGAGTGGGTGCTGTAG
- the argB gene encoding acetylglutamate kinase, with translation MTTTTRTVDHEQASAKAQVLIESLQWLKKFRGKIMVIKFGGNAMVDDSLLAAFAEDVVYLRHTGILPVVVHGGGPQINAMLARLGIESEFKGGYRVTTPETMDVVRMVLTGKVNPELVDEINAHGPLAAGTTGEDAGLFIGRRRPPVEVDGELVDLGLVGDVADVRPEPVLALLEAGLIPVVSSIAPDMDRPGDSLNVNADAAASALAAALGAEKLVILTDVAGLYANWPDRDSLVSSISATELEQLLPSLESGMIPKMRACLDAVRGGVPKAAIIDGREPHSVLLEIFTERGIGTEVTP, from the coding sequence ATGACCACGACCACGAGAACCGTCGACCACGAGCAGGCGTCCGCGAAGGCGCAGGTGCTCATCGAGTCGCTGCAGTGGCTCAAGAAGTTCCGCGGCAAGATCATGGTGATCAAGTTCGGCGGCAACGCGATGGTCGACGATTCGCTGCTCGCGGCATTCGCCGAGGACGTCGTGTACCTGCGGCACACGGGCATCCTGCCCGTGGTCGTGCACGGCGGCGGGCCGCAGATCAACGCGATGCTCGCGCGTCTGGGCATCGAGAGCGAGTTCAAGGGCGGCTACCGGGTGACCACCCCGGAGACGATGGACGTGGTGCGCATGGTGCTCACGGGCAAGGTGAACCCGGAGCTGGTCGACGAGATCAACGCGCACGGTCCGCTCGCGGCCGGGACGACGGGGGAGGACGCGGGCCTGTTCATCGGCCGTCGCCGCCCGCCCGTCGAGGTCGACGGGGAACTGGTCGACCTGGGCCTCGTCGGCGACGTGGCCGACGTGCGCCCCGAGCCGGTGCTGGCGCTGCTCGAGGCCGGGCTGATCCCGGTCGTCTCCTCGATCGCGCCCGACATGGACCGCCCGGGGGACTCGCTCAACGTCAACGCCGACGCGGCGGCCTCCGCGCTCGCCGCCGCCCTGGGCGCCGAGAAGCTGGTGATCCTCACCGATGTCGCGGGTCTCTACGCCAACTGGCCCGACCGCGACTCCCTCGTGTCGAGCATCTCGGCGACCGAGCTCGAGCAGCTGCTGCCGAGCCTCGAGTCGGGCATGATCCCGAAGATGCGAGCCTGCCTCGACGCGGTGCGGGGCGGGGTGCCGAAGGCCGCGATCATCGACGGTCGCGAGCCGCACTCGGTGCTGCTCGAGATATTCACGGAGCGGGGGATCGGCACCGAGGTCACGCCCTGA
- a CDS encoding carbohydrate ABC transporter permease, with translation MSRTATVPVQIRGRGRGARGHGRTRRWLLVASFLGPGLLVLGALVVYPIVYTVVRSFFDKSGASFVGWQNYVTMFTNDTTFTAIRNNLMWVIVAPVTVTIIGLVFAVLVDKLGWKTAFRLIVFMPMAISMLAAGVIFRGMFQESPQLGVVNAAIVGVQSVFGDQSSYPGAKPRDGFGIEAEKGIIATSAPVEAGATQNFPLTGVKQSELPETLVDAEEAAGPGSTEISGTVFLDVIRGGGGTDGEIEKGKKGLEGVRVDAVSADGSIRGYATTGAGGVYTIQGLEAGESYRIALPAANFDAGAQGVSWLSASFINVVVILAYVWIWAGFAMVMIASGLSAMDRSLQEAARTDGANEWQVFTRITAPLLAPVLVVVFVTLIINVLKIFDLVYVIPPGASKPAANVIAVEMWTVSFGGGSNQGLGSALAILLLVLVLPSMIINVRRFREERSR, from the coding sequence ATGAGCCGCACCGCGACGGTGCCGGTGCAGATCCGTGGCCGCGGGCGAGGAGCCCGCGGCCACGGCCGCACCCGGCGCTGGCTGCTCGTCGCCTCGTTTCTGGGGCCCGGCCTCCTCGTGCTCGGAGCCCTCGTCGTGTATCCGATCGTGTACACGGTGGTGCGCTCGTTCTTCGACAAGAGCGGGGCCTCGTTCGTGGGCTGGCAGAACTACGTCACGATGTTCACGAACGACACGACGTTCACCGCGATCCGCAACAACCTGATGTGGGTGATCGTGGCACCGGTGACGGTGACGATCATCGGGCTCGTCTTCGCGGTGCTGGTCGACAAGCTCGGCTGGAAGACGGCGTTCAGACTCATCGTGTTCATGCCGATGGCGATCTCGATGCTCGCGGCCGGCGTCATCTTCCGCGGCATGTTCCAGGAGAGCCCGCAGCTCGGCGTGGTGAACGCCGCGATCGTGGGAGTGCAGAGCGTGTTCGGCGATCAGTCGAGCTATCCGGGGGCGAAGCCGCGCGACGGCTTCGGCATCGAGGCCGAGAAGGGGATCATCGCGACGAGCGCGCCGGTGGAGGCGGGCGCGACGCAGAACTTCCCCCTCACGGGGGTCAAGCAGAGCGAGCTGCCCGAGACGCTCGTCGACGCCGAGGAGGCCGCTGGACCGGGGAGCACCGAGATATCGGGCACCGTGTTCCTCGACGTCATCAGGGGCGGCGGGGGTACCGACGGAGAGATCGAGAAGGGGAAGAAGGGCCTCGAGGGCGTGCGCGTCGACGCGGTGAGCGCGGACGGCTCCATCCGGGGCTACGCGACGACCGGTGCGGGCGGCGTCTACACGATCCAGGGCCTCGAAGCCGGAGAGAGCTACCGGATCGCGCTGCCCGCGGCGAACTTCGACGCGGGAGCGCAGGGCGTCTCGTGGCTGAGCGCGTCGTTCATCAACGTCGTGGTGATCCTCGCCTACGTCTGGATCTGGGCCGGCTTCGCCATGGTCATGATCGCCTCGGGGCTGTCGGCGATGGATCGCTCGCTGCAGGAGGCGGCACGCACCGACGGCGCGAATGAGTGGCAGGTCTTCACCCGCATCACGGCGCCCCTGCTGGCCCCCGTGCTGGTCGTCGTGTTCGTCACGCTCATCATCAACGTGCTGAAGATATTCGATCTCGTCTACGTGATCCCGCCGGGCGCATCGAAACCCGCCGCGAACGTCATCGCGGTCGAGATGTGGACGGTGTCGTTCGGCGGGGGCAGCAACCAGGGGCTCGGATCGGCCCTCGCGATCCTGCTGCTCGTGCTCGTGCTGCCGTCGATGATCATCAACGTCCGCCGGTTCAGAGAGGAGAGGAGCCGATGA
- a CDS encoding ABC transporter substrate-binding protein translates to MTIRRIWIAGAAIAALALTGCGSGGSGGGGGDDTATGDFEGESLNVVAAWSGAEQENFEAVLDEFSKRTGAKVTYTSFGDNGPTYIQGQLEGGTPPNVAVLGQPALMQSLAQNGDIVPVADGVRSAVEENYAQDWIDLGSVDGDLYGVWFKGANKSTVWYNADIYDEAGATEPEDWDDFMTQLGLVSDAGYAGISVGADVGWPLTDWFENVYLRTAGPEKYDQLTKHEIPWTDESVKEALGVLGELWGSDLVQPGGDQRDFPTSVTEVFGSDPQAGTVFEGDFVAGNIAADGNSTVGENALFYDFPSVNGSKPSVVGGGDVAVQFDDGEATTALMEFLASPEAAEIWVPNGGLTSPNGAVDTSLYPDDVSRQIAEALTGAEELRFDMSDLTPSAFGGTPGQGFWQEMISFYQDPSDIDGTAQRLEDAAAKAYQ, encoded by the coding sequence ATGACTATTCGACGTATCTGGATCGCCGGCGCGGCGATCGCGGCTCTCGCCCTGACGGGGTGCGGCTCCGGCGGCAGTGGCGGAGGCGGCGGGGATGACACGGCCACGGGCGATTTCGAGGGCGAGTCCCTCAACGTGGTCGCCGCGTGGTCGGGCGCCGAGCAGGAGAACTTCGAGGCCGTGCTCGACGAGTTCAGCAAGCGCACGGGCGCGAAGGTGACCTACACGAGCTTCGGCGACAACGGCCCCACCTATATCCAGGGGCAGCTCGAGGGCGGAACGCCCCCGAACGTGGCGGTGCTCGGGCAACCTGCGCTCATGCAGTCGCTGGCGCAGAACGGCGACATCGTGCCGGTGGCCGACGGAGTGCGGTCGGCGGTCGAGGAGAACTACGCGCAGGATTGGATCGACCTCGGCAGCGTCGACGGCGACCTGTACGGTGTGTGGTTCAAGGGCGCGAACAAGTCGACCGTCTGGTACAACGCCGATATCTACGACGAGGCGGGTGCGACGGAGCCGGAGGACTGGGACGACTTCATGACACAGCTCGGACTGGTGAGCGACGCCGGCTACGCGGGCATCTCGGTCGGAGCCGACGTGGGGTGGCCGCTGACCGACTGGTTCGAGAACGTGTACCTGCGGACGGCGGGGCCAGAGAAGTACGACCAGCTGACCAAGCACGAGATCCCCTGGACCGACGAATCGGTGAAGGAGGCGCTCGGCGTGCTGGGCGAGCTGTGGGGGAGCGACCTCGTGCAACCCGGCGGCGATCAGCGTGACTTCCCGACGAGCGTGACCGAGGTCTTCGGCTCCGATCCGCAGGCGGGCACGGTCTTCGAGGGCGACTTCGTGGCCGGCAACATCGCGGCCGACGGCAACTCGACCGTCGGGGAGAACGCGCTGTTCTACGACTTCCCGTCGGTGAACGGTTCGAAGCCCTCGGTGGTGGGCGGCGGTGACGTCGCCGTGCAGTTCGACGACGGTGAAGCGACGACGGCGCTCATGGAGTTCCTCGCCTCGCCCGAGGCGGCCGAGATCTGGGTGCCGAACGGCGGCCTGACCTCGCCCAACGGGGCGGTCGACACCTCGCTCTACCCGGACGACGTCTCGCGTCAGATCGCGGAGGCGCTGACGGGAGCCGAGGAGCTGCGGTTCGACATGTCCGACCTCACGCCGAGCGCGTTCGGCGGCACCCCGGGGCAGGGTTTCTGGCAGGAGATGATCTCGTTCTACCAGGATCCGAGCGACATCGACGGCACGGCGCAGCGCCTCGAGGACGCGGCCGCCAAGGCCTACCAGTAA
- a CDS encoding HAD-IA family hydrolase, with protein MIDRYDAYLFDLDGVITPTVDLHMRAWAETFDRLFALRGEEPYRESDYYESLDGRPRFEGVAALLRARGISLPMGEPGNDGFESVIGIGNRKNRVFTEVLQRDGIDPYPGSLLLLDRLAALGRPLAVVSSSRNAEAVLHAAGLRDRFSAVVDGVVAEYEGLPGKPAPDTFLRGAELLGADPSRSVVFEDAASGIAAAKAGRFGLVVGVDRGAGKAALEAAGADTVVMDLEELAR; from the coding sequence TTGATCGACCGCTACGACGCCTATCTGTTCGATCTCGACGGGGTGATCACCCCCACCGTCGACCTGCACATGCGCGCCTGGGCGGAGACCTTCGACCGCCTGTTCGCGCTCCGCGGCGAGGAGCCGTATCGCGAGAGCGACTACTACGAGTCGCTCGACGGGCGACCGCGCTTCGAGGGCGTGGCCGCCCTGCTGCGAGCGCGCGGCATCTCGCTGCCGATGGGCGAGCCGGGCAACGACGGCTTCGAGAGCGTCATCGGCATCGGCAACCGCAAGAACCGGGTGTTCACCGAGGTGCTGCAGCGCGACGGCATCGATCCGTACCCCGGCTCGCTGCTGCTGCTCGATCGGCTCGCGGCGCTCGGGCGCCCGCTCGCGGTGGTCTCGAGCTCGCGCAACGCCGAGGCGGTGCTGCACGCCGCCGGCCTGAGGGATCGCTTCTCGGCCGTGGTCGACGGCGTGGTCGCCGAGTACGAAGGACTGCCCGGCAAGCCGGCGCCCGATACCTTCCTGCGGGGCGCCGAGCTGCTGGGCGCCGACCCTTCCCGCTCGGTGGTGTTCGAGGACGCGGCCTCGGGGATCGCGGCCGCGAAAGCCGGCCGCTTCGGCCTCGTCGTCGGCGTGGACCGGGGGGCGGGGAAGGCCGCCCTCGAGGCTGCCGGCGCAGACACGGTAGTGATGGATCTGGAGGAGCTTGCACGATGA
- a CDS encoding carbohydrate ABC transporter permease, whose product MSAVSAPRKSRAGRSIARIASRGLVNAILLIVAIFWLVPTLGLLLTSFRSAGDNASSGWWTVLTKPAELTIENYANLLSNPVITGSFWNTIVIALPTTLLVVVIGALAAYAFAWLHFPGRDWLFIAVIVLLAVPLQVALIPLARLFGVLGIFGSVLGVILFHTAFGLPFAIFLLRNFFIQIPEEMLEAARIDGARDWRIFFQIMLPLALPAIASLAIFQFLWTWNDMLVALIFTNTDSQPLTVAIQSQLRQFGANIDVLSAGAFLSMLVPLVVFFAFQRYFVQALLAGSQK is encoded by the coding sequence ATGAGCGCCGTGTCCGCTCCCCGGAAGTCCCGTGCAGGCCGCAGCATCGCGAGGATCGCCAGCCGCGGGCTCGTCAACGCGATCCTGCTGATCGTGGCGATCTTCTGGCTCGTGCCGACTCTCGGCCTGCTGCTCACCTCGTTCCGCAGCGCGGGGGACAACGCCTCGAGCGGCTGGTGGACCGTGCTCACGAAGCCGGCCGAGCTCACGATCGAGAACTACGCGAACCTGCTCTCGAACCCCGTCATCACGGGGTCGTTCTGGAACACGATCGTGATCGCGCTGCCGACCACGCTGCTCGTGGTCGTCATCGGCGCGCTCGCCGCCTACGCGTTCGCCTGGCTGCACTTCCCCGGTCGCGACTGGCTGTTCATCGCGGTGATCGTGCTGCTCGCCGTGCCGCTGCAGGTCGCCCTGATCCCGCTCGCCAGGCTGTTCGGGGTGCTCGGGATCTTCGGCAGCGTGCTCGGTGTGATCCTGTTCCACACGGCCTTCGGTCTGCCGTTCGCGATCTTCCTGCTGCGCAACTTCTTCATCCAGATCCCTGAGGAGATGCTCGAGGCGGCCCGGATCGACGGCGCGAGGGACTGGCGGATCTTCTTCCAGATCATGCTGCCGCTCGCACTGCCGGCGATCGCCTCGCTCGCGATCTTCCAGTTCCTGTGGACCTGGAACGACATGCTCGTCGCGCTGATCTTCACGAATACCGACTCGCAGCCGCTCACGGTGGCGATCCAGTCGCAACTGCGTCAGTTCGGCGCGAACATCGACGTTCTCTCAGCCGGGGCCTTCCTCTCGATGCTGGTTCCGCTGGTAGTGTTTTTCGCGTTCCAGCGATACTTCGTACAGGCACTGCTGGCGGGGTCGCAGAAGTAG